The Shewanella mangrovisoli genome has a window encoding:
- a CDS encoding MFS transporter gives MFRYLLCCFGLVLMYPTGIDMYLVGLPQIANQLGATEAQLHIAFSVYLAGMATTMLFAGSLADRIGRKPITLFGALLFALASYFAARSQSSDLFLVARFVQGVGAGCCYVVAFAILRDVLDDKRRAKVLSMVNGVTCIIPVIAPVIGHLIMLRFPWPSLFYTMAVMGLLVFGLCLFVLRETYSKASFHSQTLPRVQTESFKQGFFISRVVITTLGVTTILSYVNVSPMLIMGQMGFDRGQYSNTMAMTALVSMLASFSTPFLLNQFKEKSLIMFSQTLFAAAALVFILTQLGWLGQLFNLLGFGLVCSGFAIGFGVTMSQALSPFVARAGVASSLLGIAQVCTSALYIWVMGQLEVSAINILFVILAVGALISITLILAVPKLSEMVANEQIPESA, from the coding sequence ATGTTTCGATATCTTTTATGTTGCTTTGGTTTAGTCCTAATGTACCCGACAGGGATAGATATGTACTTGGTGGGATTGCCACAAATCGCCAATCAACTTGGGGCGACTGAGGCGCAGCTGCACATTGCGTTTTCTGTGTATCTTGCGGGCATGGCGACGACTATGCTGTTTGCGGGCAGTTTAGCCGATAGGATTGGGCGTAAACCTATCACGCTCTTTGGCGCCTTACTGTTTGCGTTAGCTTCCTATTTTGCGGCGCGCTCGCAAAGCAGTGATCTGTTTTTAGTCGCTCGCTTTGTGCAAGGAGTCGGGGCGGGGTGTTGTTATGTCGTCGCGTTCGCGATTTTGCGTGATGTCTTAGACGATAAGCGCCGCGCTAAAGTGCTCTCAATGGTGAATGGCGTGACCTGTATTATCCCTGTGATCGCGCCTGTAATTGGGCATTTGATCATGCTTAGGTTTCCGTGGCCGAGTTTGTTTTACACTATGGCGGTAATGGGATTGCTGGTGTTTGGACTATGTCTGTTCGTCTTGCGTGAGACTTATTCTAAAGCGTCATTTCACAGTCAAACTTTGCCTAGAGTGCAAACTGAATCCTTTAAACAAGGCTTTTTTATCAGCCGCGTGGTTATAACGACCTTAGGCGTAACCACGATTTTAAGCTATGTGAATGTGTCTCCCATGCTGATTATGGGGCAGATGGGGTTTGACCGAGGTCAATATTCCAACACTATGGCGATGACTGCATTGGTAAGTATGCTGGCCTCATTTTCGACGCCCTTTTTGCTTAACCAGTTTAAAGAAAAATCGCTAATTATGTTCTCTCAGACATTATTTGCCGCAGCAGCGCTTGTGTTCATCTTGACCCAATTGGGCTGGCTGGGTCAGTTATTCAATCTGCTCGGTTTTGGTTTGGTATGTTCAGGGTTTGCGATTGGATTTGGGGTGACCATGAGTCAGGCGCTCAGCCCATTTGTGGCGAGGGCTGGGGTGGCTAGCTCATTACTGGGGATAGCCCAAGTCTGTACTTCGGCCTTGTATATTTGGGTGATGGGGCAGCTCGAAGTGAGTGCGATTAATATATTATTCGTTATCCTCGCCGTTGGAGCGCTGATAAGTATCACGCTAATATTAGCTGTGCCTAAATTGTCGGAAATGGTAGCGAATGAGCAAATCCCTGAGTCGGCTTGA
- a CDS encoding M16 family metallopeptidase: MNNFKRIQFKHLWLWLLFISVAFPLRAVEAPLWPESADLPLSPRVHTGTLANGLHYLLVNNKTPEQAVIVRMRVDVGSVMETDAEQGLVHFLEHMAFNGSTGLAAGEMIPTLQRLGLSFGADTNAVTEFQQTVYQFNLPSNSQDKVDTALFLMREIASNLLLDPALIEREKAVVLSELRERSSADLENYRHQLTFLMPQTLLSQRFPVGEATSIQNANRDKLLSLYQRFYTPSRTTLIVVGDIDVDRIEHKIKQQFTDWQAAPQAVGVKAQSIGTVQAKTTVEAAAFFDPSLQTSVSLGLLKPQTPKPDTIALREQEILLELAHGILYRRLESQLLHSQGLYGVSLQIGPQYDIAYGTQMTLGTQENNWQQGLALLEQTLRQALEFGFSQQEIDQQLKRMHKGYQLSAAGSSTIHSVNIAESLVNTVASRRVPVEPAWQLALFEKLMPSITPQKLQQSFKQAWEGIPYLYLTNNKPIENVEKQLLAAYDASRKQAVKAPETKSIAEFAYSQFGEPGQIVAEQRDAATGIRKLEFANGVRLNVKPTPFNQGMTLVSLNIGFGEVPFPELDGLSYLFNSAFVQGGLGLHDWDSLQDIFAGQDISVGLSLREQSFGGEISTNAAELRTQLGVLTAYLVDPGMDQQAEQLFREQVIAEQQSIHSNPQLEFSNQFARIAHNGDKRYGYGNPDEILKRQFAELAPSFHSAVQQGAIELAIVGDFDEDKAIAEVAQTLGAIARQPIPKGQTIVPVFPKVPAQMSLTHYGQVDMAALAQVWPTTDMSNPRELVGLGLLEQVLNILLTENVREKAGASYSPSAFSYSDLNPTGYGYLGLFSVTTKTMLPEVAKYYATAVKQVKTPSGISEDLLNRARQPVLEWMQMAPQSNNFWLDLASTAQSQPERFAGFNQRLALVQQITPAELSQLAQKYLKDDKRLTIETLPAPITAQ; this comes from the coding sequence ATGAATAATTTCAAGCGAATCCAGTTTAAACACCTGTGGTTATGGCTGCTATTTATCAGCGTGGCCTTCCCCTTAAGGGCGGTTGAAGCGCCGCTGTGGCCTGAGTCGGCCGATTTACCCTTAAGTCCGCGAGTACACACAGGCACCCTGGCTAATGGGTTGCACTATCTGTTGGTAAACAACAAAACTCCTGAACAGGCGGTTATCGTCCGTATGCGGGTGGATGTTGGATCTGTGATGGAAACGGATGCCGAGCAAGGTCTAGTGCATTTCTTAGAGCATATGGCATTTAATGGCTCTACCGGACTCGCGGCGGGGGAGATGATCCCGACCTTACAACGCTTAGGTTTAAGTTTTGGGGCCGATACCAATGCGGTGACTGAATTCCAGCAGACGGTTTATCAGTTTAATTTACCGAGCAATAGCCAAGATAAAGTCGATACCGCTTTGTTTTTAATGCGCGAAATCGCCAGTAATCTGTTGCTGGATCCCGCCCTTATCGAGCGTGAAAAGGCGGTGGTCTTGTCTGAACTGCGTGAGCGCAGTAGCGCCGATTTAGAAAACTATCGCCATCAGTTAACCTTTTTAATGCCGCAAACCTTGCTGTCGCAGCGCTTTCCTGTGGGAGAGGCGACGAGCATTCAAAATGCGAATCGTGACAAGTTATTGTCTCTCTATCAGCGTTTTTATACGCCATCCCGCACCACCTTAATTGTGGTGGGGGATATTGATGTTGATCGTATCGAGCACAAGATCAAACAGCAATTTACCGACTGGCAAGCCGCGCCGCAGGCTGTTGGGGTGAAGGCACAATCCATAGGCACGGTACAGGCTAAAACCACTGTTGAGGCGGCGGCATTTTTTGACCCAAGCCTGCAAACCTCGGTTTCCCTCGGGCTGTTAAAACCGCAAACCCCTAAGCCAGATACGATTGCGCTGCGTGAGCAGGAGATTTTATTAGAGCTTGCCCATGGTATTTTGTATCGCCGCCTAGAATCACAGTTGCTACACAGCCAAGGCTTATACGGCGTAAGCTTACAAATCGGCCCGCAATACGATATTGCCTACGGCACGCAAATGACCTTGGGGACGCAGGAAAACAACTGGCAGCAAGGACTTGCACTATTAGAGCAAACCCTGCGTCAGGCGCTGGAATTTGGTTTTAGCCAACAGGAAATTGACCAACAGCTTAAGCGGATGCACAAGGGCTATCAGCTCAGTGCCGCTGGCAGTAGTACCATCCATAGTGTCAATATTGCCGAAAGCCTAGTGAATACAGTGGCGAGCCGACGTGTGCCTGTGGAACCCGCATGGCAACTGGCGCTGTTTGAAAAGCTGATGCCAAGTATCACGCCGCAAAAACTGCAGCAGTCGTTTAAACAGGCTTGGGAAGGGATACCTTATCTGTATCTCACCAATAACAAACCCATTGAAAATGTTGAAAAACAACTCTTAGCCGCCTACGACGCGAGCCGAAAGCAAGCCGTAAAAGCACCCGAAACCAAGAGCATTGCCGAGTTTGCCTATAGCCAATTTGGTGAGCCGGGACAGATTGTTGCCGAACAGCGCGATGCCGCAACTGGGATTCGTAAGCTAGAGTTTGCTAACGGTGTACGCCTCAATGTAAAACCTACCCCCTTTAATCAGGGGATGACGCTGGTGAGTCTCAATATCGGTTTTGGCGAGGTGCCATTCCCCGAGCTAGATGGTTTGTCTTACCTGTTTAATAGCGCCTTTGTGCAGGGTGGTTTAGGGCTGCACGATTGGGACAGTTTGCAGGATATTTTTGCTGGCCAAGATATTTCGGTGGGCTTGAGTCTGCGTGAACAGAGTTTTGGCGGCGAGATCAGCACCAATGCTGCCGAACTTCGCACCCAATTAGGCGTGCTAACGGCCTATTTAGTCGACCCGGGGATGGATCAGCAGGCCGAGCAGTTATTCCGTGAGCAAGTGATTGCCGAGCAGCAGAGCATTCATAGCAATCCGCAACTGGAGTTTTCGAATCAGTTTGCCCGTATTGCCCATAATGGCGACAAACGTTATGGCTACGGTAATCCTGATGAAATCCTCAAGCGGCAGTTTGCTGAACTCGCGCCTAGCTTCCATTCTGCCGTTCAGCAGGGGGCGATTGAGCTGGCGATTGTTGGGGATTTTGATGAAGACAAAGCGATTGCCGAGGTTGCACAAACCCTAGGAGCCATTGCGCGACAGCCGATCCCTAAGGGGCAGACGATTGTGCCTGTATTTCCCAAAGTGCCGGCACAAATGAGCCTGACCCATTATGGTCAAGTCGATATGGCGGCACTAGCGCAGGTATGGCCGACGACGGATATGAGCAATCCCCGTGAGCTGGTGGGGTTAGGTTTGCTCGAGCAGGTACTAAACATCCTACTCACTGAAAATGTTCGCGAAAAAGCCGGTGCGAGTTATTCACCCTCGGCATTTTCATACAGTGACTTAAACCCAACGGGTTATGGTTATCTTGGCTTATTTAGCGTGACAACTAAGACCATGTTGCCAGAGGTGGCTAAGTATTACGCCACCGCAGTTAAGCAGGTTAAAACGCCTTCGGGGATCAGTGAGGATTTACTCAATCGCGCCCGCCAACCAGTGTTGGAGTGGATGCAGATGGCGCCGCAAAGCAATAACTTTTGGTTAGATTTGGCCTCTACCGCCCAAAGCCAACCAGAGCGTTTTGCGGGCTTTAACCAACGATTGGCTCTGGTGCAGCAGATCACGCCTGCCGAGTTAAGCCAATTGGCGCAGAAATACCTCAAGGATGATAAGCGTTTGACCATCGAAACCTTACCTGCACCCATCACGGCTCAGTGA
- a CDS encoding DUF4397 domain-containing protein codes for MLNNKLKGFAVLTFACLGVTACGGSDNKKDEDTSKTDTYVQFYNASAGSTATALKIGDKTYESVSYADAMPRFTSTPGVSAVEVMGKDASNKDISLYKEDIDLKTATDHFFVLHGDFASPSLLNINYSRTELDKQNAEADKSKMQLLIAHTAMNAPAYDAYIAKADQSFADAVMLGSVSYGEVSTPQILDTGDYKVYLAPAGTTNVSYTTASINFKTKVPYKLVLRESFGASDAKISLDSVDSTTNVRNHVALESSVDFRVFNGLATHNVDVKVVSNKQEALFSNVAPFGVTAYQGAEFNDFGVSVFDHTSQAKLLDNVLITLNQDDIKTIFIYEQTTEEGSQVKAMEMKQTQTPSPYSFKFDIVSFADKSNLTLYFLKANDTIETAAYKISAVNPTAPQSLVVPKGEYSIKVIAVENGTKTVVYASEMMDFNNEDNVTMVLNKDASTSFGYNLVKL; via the coding sequence ATGCTTAACAATAAACTAAAAGGATTCGCGGTTTTGACTTTCGCCTGTTTGGGCGTGACCGCTTGTGGTGGCTCCGATAATAAAAAGGATGAGGACACCTCGAAGACCGATACCTATGTGCAATTTTACAATGCTTCGGCTGGAAGTACGGCTACCGCACTGAAGATTGGTGATAAAACCTATGAGAGCGTGAGCTACGCCGATGCGATGCCAAGGTTCACTTCAACGCCTGGCGTCAGTGCCGTCGAGGTGATGGGTAAAGATGCGTCGAACAAGGATATCTCGCTCTATAAAGAGGATATCGATTTAAAAACCGCGACAGACCATTTCTTTGTCTTGCATGGGGATTTTGCCTCGCCATCGCTGCTGAATATCAATTACTCCCGTACTGAACTCGATAAGCAAAACGCCGAAGCGGACAAGAGTAAAATGCAATTATTGATCGCCCATACGGCGATGAATGCGCCCGCCTACGATGCCTATATTGCTAAAGCCGACCAAAGCTTTGCCGATGCGGTGATGCTTGGCAGTGTCTCCTACGGTGAGGTCTCAACACCGCAGATTTTGGACACTGGGGATTACAAGGTTTACCTCGCGCCAGCGGGAACCACTAATGTGAGCTACACCACGGCAAGCATTAACTTTAAAACTAAGGTGCCCTATAAGTTGGTTTTACGGGAAAGCTTTGGTGCTTCGGATGCCAAAATCAGCTTAGATAGCGTCGATTCGACCACCAATGTGCGTAATCATGTCGCCCTCGAAAGCAGTGTCGATTTTAGGGTATTCAATGGGTTGGCAACGCACAATGTCGATGTCAAAGTGGTGAGTAATAAACAAGAAGCCCTATTTAGCAATGTGGCTCCTTTTGGCGTGACTGCCTATCAAGGCGCTGAGTTTAATGACTTTGGCGTGAGCGTTTTTGACCATACTAGCCAAGCCAAATTGCTCGACAATGTGTTGATTACCCTTAATCAGGACGATATCAAAACCATCTTCATCTACGAGCAAACTACCGAAGAAGGTAGCCAAGTGAAGGCGATGGAGATGAAACAAACGCAAACGCCGAGTCCCTACAGCTTTAAGTTTGATATCGTCAGTTTTGCCGACAAGAGCAACCTGACGTTGTACTTCTTAAAGGCGAATGACACCATCGAAACTGCAGCCTATAAGATCAGTGCGGTTAACCCTACGGCGCCGCAGTCCTTAGTGGTGCCAAAAGGTGAGTATTCTATCAAGGTGATCGCGGTGGAAAATGGCACTAAAACCGTGGTTTATGCATCAGAGATGATGGATTTTAATAACGAAGATAATGTTACTATGGTGCTGAATAAGGACGCTTCAACCAGCTTTGGCTATAATCTCGTTAAGCTTTAA
- the ssb gene encoding single-stranded DNA-binding protein: protein MASRGVNKVILVGNLGQDPEVRYMPNGNAVANITVATSESWKDQQGQQQERTEWHRVVLFGKLAEITGEYLRKGSQVYLEGKLQTRKWKDQSGQDRYSTEVVIDQSGSMQMLGGRNQGQSQGQGQGAPMGGMQQNAGYQAAPAQTAPAQNQYAPAQQSYQAPAQQPQSGYNQQPAQQSYGQQQQSHAQPQQSGYAPKPAAPAYQAPAAPAQRPAPQPQQNFTPDLDDGWDDDIPF, encoded by the coding sequence ATGGCCAGTCGTGGTGTTAACAAGGTAATTTTGGTTGGCAATTTGGGACAAGATCCAGAAGTACGTTACATGCCAAACGGTAACGCAGTCGCTAACATCACAGTAGCGACCAGCGAATCGTGGAAAGACCAACAAGGTCAACAGCAAGAGCGTACTGAATGGCACCGTGTGGTTCTGTTTGGCAAGTTGGCTGAAATTACGGGTGAGTACCTGCGTAAAGGTTCACAGGTTTACCTCGAAGGTAAACTGCAAACGCGTAAGTGGAAAGACCAAAGCGGTCAAGATCGTTACAGCACTGAAGTGGTTATCGACCAAAGCGGTAGCATGCAAATGTTAGGCGGCCGCAATCAAGGCCAAAGTCAAGGTCAAGGCCAAGGTGCACCTATGGGTGGCATGCAACAAAACGCGGGTTACCAAGCGGCTCCGGCTCAAACTGCGCCAGCGCAAAACCAATACGCGCCAGCACAGCAAAGTTACCAAGCACCTGCACAGCAACCACAATCTGGCTACAATCAGCAGCCTGCCCAGCAAAGCTATGGCCAGCAACAGCAATCCCATGCTCAGCCACAACAGAGTGGTTATGCGCCTAAGCCTGCTGCACCAGCCTATCAAGCACCAGCGGCACCAGCACAACGTCCAGCGCCACAGCCACAACAAAACTTCACCCCAGATTTGGATGATGGTTGGGACGACGATATCCCGTTCTAA
- a CDS encoding MFS transporter: MGNNGLSGTEKKVAFSLASVFGLRMMGLFMIMPVFALYGQHLEGFSPLWVGIAIGAYGLTQAVLQIPMGILSDKYGRKPVILAGLVLFAIGSLIAANADTIYGVVFGRAVQGMGAIAAAVLALAADLTRDEQRTKVMAIIGMCIGGSFALSLLVGPIVAQHLGLSGLFLLTAGLAVLGMLIVQLLVPNPISHAPKGDTLAAPAKLKRMLTDPQLFRLDAGIFILHLVLTAVFVALPLDLVDAGLVKEKHWMLYFPAFVGAFFLMVPLIIIGVKRKNTKAMFQIALVIMMFALAAMAIFANNLWVLSVAVLLFFTGFNYLEASLPSLIAKFCPVGEKGSAMGVYSTSQFLGAFCGGMLGGGAFQLVGAVGVFIVALVLMGVWLLLTLGMKNPVLLKSYTLEAEVKDKAQARDMASQLSQLMGVVEAIVVLDEKVAYLKVDEHFDLREARAVLGSAQ, translated from the coding sequence ATGGGTAACAACGGACTTTCAGGAACCGAGAAAAAAGTCGCGTTTTCTTTAGCCAGCGTATTTGGTTTACGTATGATGGGCTTGTTTATGATCATGCCCGTCTTTGCACTCTATGGTCAGCATTTAGAAGGTTTTTCTCCCCTTTGGGTGGGGATTGCCATTGGTGCCTATGGCTTGACTCAGGCCGTTTTGCAGATCCCTATGGGGATTTTATCCGACAAGTATGGTCGTAAACCTGTCATCCTCGCTGGATTGGTATTGTTCGCCATCGGCAGCTTAATTGCCGCCAATGCCGATACCATTTACGGTGTGGTATTTGGCCGCGCCGTGCAAGGTATGGGGGCGATTGCCGCCGCCGTGTTGGCCTTAGCGGCGGATTTAACCCGAGATGAGCAGCGCACTAAGGTGATGGCCATTATCGGCATGTGTATCGGCGGCTCCTTTGCCCTGTCGTTACTCGTCGGCCCGATTGTGGCGCAGCATTTAGGCTTATCGGGTTTATTCCTGTTAACTGCAGGCCTTGCCGTACTTGGCATGTTGATTGTGCAGCTATTAGTGCCGAATCCGATTTCCCATGCACCTAAGGGCGATACCTTAGCTGCGCCCGCCAAGCTTAAGCGTATGCTGACCGATCCGCAGCTGTTTAGGCTCGATGCGGGCATTTTTATTCTGCATTTAGTATTAACCGCAGTGTTTGTCGCCTTGCCGCTCGATTTAGTCGATGCGGGTCTGGTGAAAGAAAAACATTGGATGCTGTATTTCCCCGCATTTGTGGGCGCATTCTTCTTGATGGTGCCGTTAATCATCATCGGGGTGAAGCGTAAGAATACTAAGGCGATGTTCCAAATTGCTTTAGTGATCATGATGTTTGCCCTTGCGGCCATGGCGATTTTTGCCAACAACCTCTGGGTGTTGAGCGTGGCCGTGCTGCTGTTTTTTACCGGCTTTAACTACCTAGAGGCGTCGCTGCCGAGTTTGATTGCGAAATTCTGCCCAGTGGGTGAAAAAGGCTCGGCCATGGGCGTCTATTCGACCAGCCAATTCTTAGGCGCCTTCTGTGGCGGTATGCTCGGTGGCGGTGCGTTCCAATTAGTCGGCGCCGTGGGAGTGTTTATCGTCGCGCTGGTATTGATGGGTGTTTGGTTATTATTGACCCTAGGAATGAAAAATCCTGTGCTGCTTAAGAGTTACACCTTAGAGGCCGAAGTGAAAGACAAAGCCCAAGCGCGGGATATGGCGTCGCAGTTGTCACAATTGATGGGGGTGGTCGAAGCGATTGTGGTGCTAGACGAGAAAGTTGCTTATCTCAAAGTTGACGAGCATTTCGATTTAAGAGAAGCCCGAGCTGTGTTAGGCTCTGCTCAATAA
- the yidZ gene encoding HTH-type transcriptional regulator YidZ, producing MSKSLSRLDLNLLFTFQLLSQERSVSKAAKKLNVTPSTVSKSLAKLRDWFDDPLFIKTPQGLQLTPLAQSMEQDLADWLQMGKQLMGKRGDDMAKGLSFELMLESPLSLIMLNQLTQAIYQHYPDAKVKVRNWDYDSLEAIIRGEADMGFTGRESHPRSKESLDLLPYFIDFEVLFTDLPRVYLRRDHPALQEEWNIDTFLKYPHINILWEKSETWALDDVLIELGLTRNIVLTLASFEQSLFVAAEPHHSMMAVAPQYCEQYARQLHPDLVSRPIPISGEYLDKLAIPFTLIWHKRNSHNPKITWLRNRIKAIFQPQTQD from the coding sequence ATGAGCAAATCCCTGAGTCGGCTTGACCTCAATCTGTTGTTTACTTTTCAGTTGTTATCGCAGGAGCGGAGCGTATCTAAGGCCGCCAAAAAGCTCAATGTTACGCCATCGACCGTGAGTAAATCGTTGGCGAAGTTGCGCGATTGGTTTGACGATCCGTTATTCATTAAAACGCCTCAAGGATTGCAGCTCACGCCATTAGCCCAAAGCATGGAGCAGGACTTAGCTGATTGGTTGCAAATGGGCAAACAGCTCATGGGTAAGCGCGGGGATGATATGGCGAAAGGGCTTAGCTTCGAGCTGATGCTTGAGTCTCCTTTGTCGCTCATTATGCTTAATCAATTAACGCAGGCCATTTACCAGCACTACCCTGATGCAAAAGTGAAGGTGCGTAATTGGGATTATGATTCGCTCGAGGCCATTATTCGCGGAGAGGCCGATATGGGGTTTACTGGCCGAGAGAGTCATCCCCGCTCGAAGGAGTCCCTTGATTTACTGCCTTATTTTATCGATTTTGAGGTTTTATTTACCGATCTCCCTCGGGTGTACTTACGCCGCGATCATCCTGCCTTGCAGGAAGAGTGGAACATAGACACTTTTCTTAAATATCCGCATATCAATATCTTGTGGGAAAAGAGTGAAACCTGGGCCTTGGATGATGTGCTTATCGAACTTGGGTTAACTCGCAATATAGTGCTGACCTTAGCCAGTTTTGAGCAGTCACTGTTTGTCGCGGCAGAGCCTCACCACAGCATGATGGCGGTAGCGCCGCAATATTGTGAGCAATATGCTCGTCAACTACACCCAGATTTAGTGAGTCGCCCGATCCCGATAAGTGGCGAATATCTTGATAAACTCGCCATTCCTTTTACCTTAATTTGGCATAAAAGAAACAGCCATAACCCCAAAATCACTTGGCTGCGAAACAGGATAAAAGCCATTTTCCAGCCACAGACGCAGGATTAA
- a CDS encoding imm11 family protein, protein MERFYELQSFYHRDVYFVYGERNVQSYADALTQPSNGVGTFYYEVDVLDDEITQYDILPTLGPELVSAAFVEQFRDVIGQAVQFIPAEICDAQGNINRQFYGMQVLNRYACVDFTRSQISHRTYGQHRFLQIHSLVIDASQVIEPSIFSLQEKLGYILVNQARYHLCQPLRGVECLPLD, encoded by the coding sequence ATGGAACGATTTTATGAGTTGCAGAGTTTTTACCATCGAGATGTGTATTTTGTGTATGGCGAGCGAAATGTACAGTCTTATGCTGACGCCTTGACTCAACCATCGAATGGCGTTGGCACCTTTTACTATGAAGTAGATGTCCTTGATGATGAGATAACACAATACGACATTTTACCCACCCTTGGGCCTGAGCTGGTAAGCGCAGCATTTGTTGAGCAATTTCGAGATGTTATAGGTCAAGCGGTTCAATTTATTCCCGCCGAAATTTGTGATGCACAGGGGAATATCAATCGGCAGTTTTATGGGATGCAAGTGCTTAATCGTTATGCCTGTGTGGATTTTACCCGATCGCAGATAAGCCATCGCACCTATGGGCAACACCGTTTTTTGCAGATCCATTCCTTGGTGATTGATGCTAGTCAAGTGATTGAACCATCGATATTTTCTTTACAGGAAAAGTTGGGCTATATCCTAGTGAACCAAGCTCGCTATCACTTGTGTCAGCCGCTGCGGGGCGTGGAGTGTTTGCCGTTGGACTAG